From Novipirellula galeiformis, the proteins below share one genomic window:
- a CDS encoding DNA-directed RNA polymerase subunit alpha C-terminal domain-containing protein translates to MTRIPLSRVEEEARLRRERLDLSIAEMGLSVRTTNCLEETGILTVRDLLNATPRRLLGISNFGEKTLGEVYAALEELGFYRPGREAAVVS, encoded by the coding sequence ATGACACGTATTCCATTGAGCCGCGTTGAAGAGGAAGCACGACTTCGCCGCGAGCGTCTCGACCTCAGCATTGCTGAGATGGGGCTTTCGGTCCGCACGACGAATTGTTTGGAGGAAACTGGGATTTTGACCGTCCGAGATCTTCTTAACGCGACCCCACGGCGTTTGTTGGGGATTAGCAACTTCGGCGAGAAAACCCTCGGAGAGGTTTACGCCGCGTTGGAAGAGCTGGGGTTCTATCGTCCTGGTCGCGAAGCAGCTGTGGTTTCGTAG
- a CDS encoding glycosyltransferase — protein sequence MSVNQNARPLRVLLVGRHFWPHASFDAAGFLGQLAVDLHRSGLHVEVVTPRYAASWPEHFHFREIPVHRPAAAPRSDWSMGRYVRHLATWLKENSGSFDLVLVDSMREESQAVIEAASESGIATVLICGGHSTDIDPAWWQSSRSARRCVATSKEADAIVVKNAVAERMMLAQGFPQELLQRIEIGFTSISSHIEDTRSAARVRLAAVNSDLTTMPETPVVLCTGRMQKDGAMNLLANAVRPLIARRPDLRFWFVGDGPHRQSMYDFLRGEGVRHSIAMPGSFVDISDLMLAADVFFQGDHQGLDFALPAAVAAALPIVAIETPEVRSTLTPGGKPHHRVAAASRANHGSEAGQDTDDVTWLSAATSKSIRVALNHLLDNLPQARLNALQLRRDLVRWRPQAKSIEAYIDLVTRVVREKSVSRSRIVNDSNSIEAAS from the coding sequence GTGAGTGTCAATCAAAATGCAAGGCCGTTGAGAGTCCTCTTGGTGGGCCGTCACTTCTGGCCTCACGCGTCATTTGATGCCGCCGGTTTCTTGGGGCAATTAGCCGTCGACTTGCATCGCAGCGGTCTGCATGTGGAGGTTGTAACGCCTCGTTATGCTGCATCGTGGCCCGAGCATTTCCACTTTCGTGAAATCCCGGTTCACCGCCCCGCCGCAGCGCCCCGCAGCGATTGGTCGATGGGACGTTACGTTCGACACCTCGCGACATGGTTAAAGGAAAACAGTGGCTCGTTTGATCTCGTCTTAGTCGATTCGATGCGTGAGGAATCGCAAGCCGTGATTGAAGCGGCCAGTGAATCCGGGATCGCAACGGTGCTGATTTGTGGAGGTCACTCCACCGACATCGACCCCGCGTGGTGGCAATCCTCACGCAGCGCTCGGCGATGTGTTGCGACGAGCAAGGAGGCCGACGCCATTGTCGTTAAAAATGCGGTTGCCGAGCGAATGATGCTTGCGCAAGGCTTCCCCCAAGAATTGCTGCAGCGAATCGAAATCGGCTTCACCAGCATCAGCAGTCATATCGAGGATACACGTTCGGCAGCACGCGTCCGTTTGGCGGCCGTGAATTCGGACTTGACCACCATGCCCGAGACTCCAGTGGTGTTGTGCACCGGTCGGATGCAAAAGGACGGCGCAATGAACTTGTTGGCCAACGCGGTTCGCCCCTTGATTGCTCGGCGACCGGATTTGCGATTTTGGTTTGTGGGCGATGGTCCCCATCGACAATCGATGTACGATTTTTTACGTGGCGAAGGGGTGCGTCATTCGATCGCGATGCCGGGATCGTTTGTCGACATCAGCGATTTGATGCTGGCTGCGGACGTGTTCTTCCAAGGAGACCATCAAGGGCTCGATTTTGCGTTGCCCGCGGCCGTCGCCGCCGCCCTTCCGATTGTGGCCATCGAGACGCCCGAAGTGCGATCAACGCTGACTCCTGGGGGCAAACCGCACCACCGTGTCGCCGCTGCGTCTCGCGCCAACCACGGTTCCGAAGCGGGTCAGGACACGGATGATGTGACTTGGCTTTCCGCCGCGACGTCCAAGTCCATTCGAGTGGCGCTGAATCATCTGCTCGACAATCTACCCCAAGCCAGACTCAATGCGTTGCAACTTCGACGCGATCTTGTGCGGTGGCGCCCGCAAGCGAAGTCGATCGAAGCCTACATCGATTTAGTGACGCGGGTGGTTCGCGAGAAGTCGGTGTCTCGGTCACGAATTGTTAATGATTCGAATTCGATCGAGGCTGCCTCATGA
- a CDS encoding polysaccharide biosynthesis/export family protein, with amino-acid sequence MFRTLLIVLCLTPGVGCSSLGISLFPAGHHLTKQAEEVLRRSPNAPALPRELHRTVIPVHYLEPGDTLLIETVKLDSDVRLPADQQVMTDGSIDLGGYGRVVVAGLTLEDAEGLVEQALLDEGEEKTAINIRLLDAMHRFYVLGEVNSPGSYPLTGFESVLDGILAAGGLTSDAAQCKILLARPTPSHASRVTLPICYREIAQMGDTSTNYQLQPGDRIYVASRSFFDELMFWTATDTCDRCCKRQSPSSNPESVNTVTPVMPGLIGVPMSRESYVTQELHSSTSLPTEAPVYSETYAGPALDAEGEQLPSPRGTEDPQARELESSRIFVPRSSKTRAPFDAPLAAPSKASSADALKRESKGQLDFAEPMKLPGDEP; translated from the coding sequence ATGTTTCGCACACTATTAATCGTTCTGTGTTTAACGCCTGGGGTTGGTTGCAGCTCGCTGGGGATCTCGCTGTTCCCGGCCGGTCACCATTTAACCAAGCAAGCCGAAGAGGTGTTAAGACGTTCACCGAATGCTCCTGCATTGCCGCGAGAGCTGCATCGAACCGTGATTCCGGTGCATTATCTTGAGCCCGGTGACACGCTCTTGATTGAAACCGTCAAGCTCGACAGCGATGTGCGACTGCCTGCGGACCAGCAGGTCATGACCGATGGCAGCATCGATTTGGGCGGCTACGGACGTGTGGTCGTAGCCGGTTTGACGCTGGAAGATGCCGAAGGCCTTGTCGAGCAAGCTCTCCTCGACGAAGGGGAAGAGAAGACAGCGATTAACATTCGGCTGTTGGATGCCATGCATCGTTTTTACGTGCTCGGCGAAGTGAATTCGCCGGGAAGTTATCCGTTAACGGGATTCGAGTCGGTGCTCGATGGCATTTTGGCGGCTGGCGGTTTGACCAGCGATGCGGCACAGTGCAAGATTTTGCTCGCTCGCCCCACTCCATCACATGCATCCCGGGTCACACTGCCGATCTGCTATCGCGAGATCGCACAAATGGGCGATACCTCGACAAACTACCAACTTCAGCCCGGAGATCGGATCTACGTGGCGAGTCGTTCGTTTTTTGATGAGCTGATGTTCTGGACCGCTACCGATACGTGCGACCGTTGTTGCAAGCGTCAATCGCCCAGTTCCAATCCGGAGAGCGTCAATACGGTTACACCCGTGATGCCTGGTTTGATCGGAGTGCCGATGTCACGAGAATCTTACGTCACGCAAGAGCTTCATTCGTCCACTTCGCTGCCGACCGAAGCGCCCGTCTATTCCGAAACGTATGCGGGGCCGGCGCTGGATGCCGAGGGCGAACAACTGCCTTCGCCACGAGGGACGGAGGATCCGCAGGCACGCGAACTGGAATCGAGCCGTATTTTTGTGCCCCGATCCTCTAAGACCCGCGCTCCCTTTGATGCTCCGCTAGCGGCCCCCAGCAAAGCCTCTTCCGCAGACGCGTTGAAGCGGGAGTCGAAGGGGCAGCTTGATTTTGCCGAGCCAATGAAGCTTCCCGGCGACGAGCCCTAA
- a CDS encoding glycosyltransferase family 4 protein, which translates to MRIALVIPTMDRGGAEKQLCLLAEHLPRDQFDVHVILLTRDGPRSESLRAAGIPVTVIGKRFKADPTALFRLRRELVRLKPDVVHTWIFAANSFGRAAAKLARVPRILASERCVDPWKTEVHFGIDRRLARWTDAITTNSTGVVDFYASHGIARDKFHVIPNAIQPRSECEIERAEALDRLQVPQQQKLILAVGRLWPQKRYRDLIWAAELLGSVRDDITLVIIGDGPQRGELLRFRDSVSIPERVRFAGTRHDVSELLPHADAFWIGSDYEGQSNSVIEAMQAAVPVVASDIPGNRDLVIPEVTGKLVAVGDTADFARQTLELLENHELGARYAGAAQQRIATEFTVEAMVRAHAELYGRGH; encoded by the coding sequence ATGCGCATTGCATTGGTGATTCCCACAATGGACCGTGGAGGCGCCGAAAAACAGCTCTGTTTGTTGGCCGAGCATTTACCGCGAGATCAATTCGATGTCCACGTGATCTTGCTGACACGCGACGGCCCCCGCAGCGAGTCGCTGCGGGCGGCGGGGATTCCCGTGACCGTGATTGGCAAACGATTCAAAGCGGATCCGACGGCGCTGTTTCGCTTGCGCCGAGAACTGGTGCGTTTGAAACCGGATGTGGTACACACCTGGATCTTCGCAGCGAATAGTTTTGGGCGTGCGGCTGCCAAACTTGCCCGTGTACCGCGGATCCTCGCCAGTGAGCGTTGTGTCGATCCATGGAAAACGGAAGTCCATTTTGGGATCGATCGGCGACTGGCCCGCTGGACCGACGCGATTACCACCAACAGCACCGGGGTGGTTGATTTTTATGCCTCGCACGGGATCGCCCGAGATAAATTTCACGTCATCCCTAACGCAATCCAACCGCGATCGGAGTGCGAGATCGAGCGTGCCGAAGCGCTGGATCGTTTGCAGGTTCCCCAGCAGCAAAAGCTAATTCTTGCGGTGGGGCGTTTGTGGCCTCAAAAACGCTATCGCGATCTGATTTGGGCGGCGGAGCTGCTCGGCAGCGTCCGCGATGATATTACTTTGGTGATCATCGGTGACGGGCCACAGCGGGGGGAATTGCTTCGCTTTCGCGACTCCGTCTCCATCCCCGAGCGAGTGCGATTCGCCGGCACTCGGCACGATGTTTCAGAATTGTTGCCCCATGCTGACGCATTTTGGATCGGCAGCGATTACGAAGGGCAAAGCAATTCAGTGATCGAAGCGATGCAGGCGGCGGTGCCGGTGGTGGCCTCGGACATTCCTGGAAACCGGGATTTGGTGATCCCCGAAGTGACCGGCAAACTGGTGGCGGTGGGCGATACGGCCGATTTTGCTCGGCAAACGCTTGAATTGCTGGAAAACCACGAGCTGGGGGCTCGCTACGCTGGAGCGGCCCAGCAGCGGATCGCCACCGAGTTCACGGTCGAGGCGATGGTGCGAGCTCACGCCGAGTTGTATGGCCGTGGCCACTGA
- a CDS encoding glycosyltransferase family 2 protein, which translates to MPIKTEHPTDLGLKTIPVAIQAQSRNASPLQDSARAGDQRADFQAADASDCWDIDLVDSTDEVIHRTEATLDFLAQASIAAAHAEPLDHYDLTIIVPVFNERETLGKVLERIDEVMPRSTEVIVVDDGSTDGTSEWLAGLAPRANRTVIRRRRNHGKGSAVRLAIRHSRGGVVAIQDADLEYDPAFLLRAIWPILDGNADVVYGSRYLGGSTDPSLVHRLGNWMLTTLSNQMTGLRLTDMETCHKAFDGEMLRSISLKECRFGFEPEITAKIAAKQIRLLEVPTNYDYRGYDEGKKIGWKDAVAALACMWIYRKG; encoded by the coding sequence ATGCCAATCAAAACCGAGCACCCTACTGACTTGGGGCTCAAGACGATCCCCGTTGCGATCCAAGCACAATCCAGGAACGCATCTCCGCTCCAAGATAGCGCACGCGCGGGTGACCAACGGGCGGATTTTCAAGCGGCCGATGCGAGCGACTGCTGGGACATCGACCTGGTCGATTCGACCGACGAAGTCATTCACCGCACCGAAGCCACACTCGACTTTCTCGCCCAAGCGTCGATCGCGGCGGCCCACGCGGAGCCGCTTGATCACTACGACTTGACCATCATTGTTCCCGTTTTCAATGAACGAGAAACGCTGGGCAAAGTGCTTGAGCGGATTGACGAAGTGATGCCTCGTTCGACCGAAGTGATCGTCGTCGATGATGGCAGCACCGATGGAACGAGCGAGTGGCTCGCCGGTTTAGCACCGCGAGCGAACCGCACCGTGATTCGGCGTCGACGCAATCATGGCAAAGGGTCTGCGGTGCGATTGGCGATTCGTCATAGCCGAGGAGGGGTCGTGGCGATCCAGGACGCGGATCTCGAATATGATCCCGCGTTCTTGCTAAGAGCGATATGGCCGATCCTCGATGGCAACGCCGATGTCGTTTACGGATCGCGTTACCTGGGCGGTTCAACGGACCCGTCGTTGGTTCATCGTTTGGGCAATTGGATGTTGACGACGCTAAGCAACCAGATGACTGGATTGCGTTTGACCGACATGGAAACCTGCCACAAGGCGTTCGATGGTGAAATGCTAAGAAGCATTTCACTGAAAGAATGTCGCTTTGGATTTGAGCCTGAAATCACAGCAAAGATTGCAGCCAAGCAGATTCGTTTATTAGAAGTTCCGACGAACTATGATTACCGAGGGTACGACGAAGGCAAAAAAATTGGTTGGAAAGATGCCGTCGCCGCACTAGCGTGTATGTGGATCTACCGCAAAGGTTAG
- the hpt gene encoding hypoxanthine phosphoribosyltransferase — translation MRVLLDETELNEGVLRLASEIDQYYGNQRHLTVIAVMTGSLVLFADLIRRLSMPQRVGVVQASSYRGGTESGELRVDSQMMIDVSGRDVLLVDDIFDTGKTLDRLQKMMLQSGAATVKTAVLLHKNREHSVALRPDFVAFEIPDEFVVGYGLDYLDMYRNLPYLAVLEPAEIEATASESQP, via the coding sequence ATGCGAGTTTTGTTAGACGAAACGGAATTGAACGAAGGCGTCCTGCGTCTGGCGAGCGAGATTGATCAGTACTATGGAAATCAGCGTCACTTGACCGTGATTGCCGTAATGACAGGAAGTTTGGTGCTGTTTGCCGATCTGATCCGTCGACTGTCGATGCCACAACGGGTGGGAGTGGTCCAAGCGTCGAGCTATCGTGGCGGCACCGAGTCAGGAGAGTTACGCGTTGATTCTCAGATGATGATTGATGTTTCGGGGCGTGACGTTTTATTGGTGGACGACATTTTCGACACTGGGAAAACGCTCGATCGACTGCAGAAAATGATGCTTCAATCGGGGGCCGCAACCGTCAAGACCGCGGTCCTTTTGCATAAAAATCGTGAGCATTCGGTGGCGCTACGTCCCGACTTTGTCGCCTTTGAAATTCCCGACGAATTTGTGGTCGGCTACGGGTTAGACTATTTAGATATGTATCGCAATCTTCCTTACTTGGCCGTGCTTGAACCCGCCGAGATCGAGGCCACCGCATCGGAATCGCAGCCGTGA
- a CDS encoding sensor histidine kinase, translating into MVWLSAADFDSTPHDPKSSGSGHRAETLRSLENSRLIEAERATVGHEIHDTLLPLLFGASAGLHNLIQQPGGDQSDASVDAAAHLRREQLKKIAHWIDQALETGRRILGSAYPAELAHRNWADAAADTLQRILDEATQRRTSVQWDVSDAAKILSEPIATAAYRIVIEAVRNACRHGKATEVRVAARVQEDKLSLVVEDNGIGFDPQHVAPDRFGIRSMSGRAHLVGGQLLLSSQPSGPTTVTFRCPIDSPAADSSTADSSTAGEEAF; encoded by the coding sequence TTGGTTTGGTTGAGCGCCGCCGACTTTGATTCGACCCCGCATGATCCAAAATCGAGTGGTTCCGGTCATCGCGCTGAAACGCTTCGCTCACTTGAAAACAGTCGTTTGATTGAAGCGGAGCGTGCCACCGTGGGGCACGAAATTCACGACACGTTGCTGCCGTTGCTATTCGGGGCTTCGGCGGGGCTTCACAATCTGATCCAGCAGCCTGGGGGCGATCAGTCGGATGCCAGCGTGGATGCTGCGGCTCACTTGCGTCGCGAGCAACTTAAAAAAATTGCTCACTGGATTGATCAGGCTCTGGAAACTGGCCGACGCATTCTTGGCTCCGCCTATCCCGCTGAATTGGCTCATCGCAATTGGGCTGATGCCGCTGCCGATACCCTCCAACGCATCCTCGACGAAGCGACGCAACGTCGGACATCCGTTCAATGGGATGTTTCGGACGCCGCAAAAATCCTCTCTGAACCGATTGCGACGGCGGCCTATCGGATTGTCATTGAAGCGGTCCGCAACGCGTGTCGCCATGGCAAGGCGACCGAAGTGCGTGTCGCGGCAAGGGTGCAAGAAGACAAGTTGAGCCTTGTCGTGGAGGACAACGGAATCGGTTTTGACCCCCAGCATGTTGCGCCGGATCGCTTCGGAATTCGGTCGATGAGCGGACGTGCCCATTTAGTCGGGGGACAACTCTTGCTGAGCTCGCAGCCCAGCGGGCCCACGACGGTCACGTTTCGCTGCCCCATAGATTCACCGGCGGCGGATTCATCGACGGCCGATTCATCGACGGCTGGCGAAGAGGCGTTTTAG
- a CDS encoding STAS domain-containing protein, whose amino-acid sequence MSAITTQVVNEILLVGFTDSKILDSQRIEQVGRELQEAVPQAVHKKMLLNFRGVSFMSSAMITKLVMLNKGCKVQGVGLKFCEVSPNVMEVFKITKLNKLFDIQEGEEKAMASFDKKGWFG is encoded by the coding sequence ATGTCGGCTATTACGACCCAAGTAGTGAACGAGATATTGTTGGTGGGTTTTACCGACAGCAAAATTCTTGACAGCCAACGAATCGAACAAGTCGGGCGCGAGCTTCAGGAGGCCGTTCCGCAGGCGGTTCACAAAAAGATGCTGTTGAACTTTCGCGGTGTCTCGTTCATGTCATCCGCGATGATCACCAAGTTGGTGATGCTGAACAAAGGATGCAAAGTTCAAGGCGTGGGGCTCAAGTTTTGCGAAGTTTCGCCCAACGTGATGGAAGTTTTCAAAATCACCAAGCTGAACAAGCTCTTTGATATTCAAGAGGGCGAAGAGAAGGCGATGGCGAGTTTCGACAAGAAAGGTTGGTTTGGTTGA
- a CDS encoding AsmA-like C-terminal region-containing protein, producing the protein MMLRPAKHALALLISMSWGLGLWLGLVICLVNGVFVASATGQEAAPQGNTRYWTTNWNFDSIDVKQLNRRLAQMGVGIPIEMEGIVSVNFKVSVPLNAITDGRKYRFEGLVRSSRLQLERVGLEDFQSHLRVADGVMTIDQIQAKLSEGTASGVPNRVAERKRNASRVGTVSGSATLQLSPIGDIDASLMTESVAIEPLHQLLLTIQNRDDREPLDGVVSGELQFRAPLKEIRDIRLWNAKTNLRIAGLSRGDALPLDVDPASISIADGVLRADDLQVRSTEAPELSARVRGRVELIKQQRFALAIRADNLPLEVLTRIAGASPSRFGEGQVDVDATASGELASRKWDLKGRVASPKLRVAGVDLGLIEHAFEFDEQHLRLAPLRSLAGQNRSDLILQEVSANYQLSAQQWLLSNVDARLFGGEITGDASLALDKRERSKLNLKWRGLTPTVNAQLFSLADVVISASSSGEIAWTIPAGDWSRLDDQSGKLDVRLESIKVGEATVGELHLAIAKNADELQLKADGNLFGGEVTVVTRSDVISGMTWRDLWQRPAQIDLSLDALRLDRLIASVPRQVLVSPRYRQLRGQVSADIEWTGTPHAKASDSPWESEMTVQLEHLSMGSVLLTRRLDASVRTQGSSVTIDNVSGNYARGRVTARGQWNLVENDGHLDVQVDSVDATDSIHLVSESVAKRVQGKLSGQFHLTGGRSIRARGAVQASDAFVAGVPVGNANCGLLASYSLRSGQWDASFSSIKGNVARGQLMGQAKIKSSYRPKRFDLASRWSFERVNFAKLISDAGGGNSSYAIGQVRGSLTLAGEGIASHSDLRGQFKTELAGSQAAAIPGLSEAQRFLGAIPLAGIRVESGRLEGTIAGGRARIDEFVLSSPQLKMWAEGFVQLDSNRMDIEAVISTGNFETSQLTALYLQAASFTALSPVSLLIRINQLLSNRTIYVDVGGTLADPKLKLRPLATLRDEVARYLIAEVLGLNCAALSSGNPFDLQD; encoded by the coding sequence ATGATGTTGCGACCAGCCAAACACGCTCTCGCTCTACTCATTTCGATGAGCTGGGGGCTCGGTCTGTGGCTGGGGTTGGTGATTTGCCTCGTCAATGGCGTTTTCGTGGCCTCGGCGACGGGGCAAGAGGCGGCGCCGCAGGGGAACACGCGTTACTGGACGACGAATTGGAACTTTGACTCGATCGATGTCAAACAGCTCAATCGTCGGTTGGCGCAGATGGGGGTCGGGATCCCGATCGAAATGGAAGGGATCGTTTCGGTCAATTTCAAGGTTTCGGTCCCCTTGAATGCAATCACCGACGGTCGCAAATATCGTTTTGAGGGGCTGGTTCGGTCGTCGCGGTTGCAGCTTGAGCGAGTGGGGTTGGAAGATTTTCAATCTCACCTGCGTGTGGCGGATGGGGTGATGACGATTGACCAAATCCAGGCGAAGCTCAGCGAAGGGACCGCCAGTGGTGTGCCGAATCGCGTGGCAGAAAGGAAACGAAACGCGAGTCGCGTCGGCACTGTTTCTGGCTCCGCGACGCTCCAACTCTCGCCGATCGGCGACATCGACGCGTCGCTGATGACCGAGTCGGTAGCGATCGAGCCGTTACATCAATTGCTTCTGACGATTCAAAACCGCGACGACCGAGAGCCACTCGATGGCGTCGTTTCGGGAGAGCTTCAGTTTCGAGCACCGCTAAAAGAGATACGGGATATCCGCCTTTGGAACGCGAAAACCAACTTGCGAATCGCAGGTTTGTCGCGTGGGGATGCCTTGCCGCTGGACGTCGATCCCGCATCGATCTCGATTGCGGATGGAGTGCTGCGAGCGGATGATTTGCAAGTCCGTTCGACGGAGGCTCCCGAGTTGTCCGCCCGGGTGCGAGGTAGGGTCGAGTTGATCAAGCAACAGCGGTTTGCTCTGGCGATTCGAGCGGACAATTTGCCGCTGGAGGTTTTGACGCGAATCGCGGGAGCCAGCCCAAGTCGCTTTGGCGAAGGGCAAGTGGATGTCGACGCTACCGCCAGCGGCGAACTGGCGAGCCGAAAATGGGATCTCAAAGGACGCGTTGCTTCGCCAAAATTACGCGTCGCGGGAGTCGATCTGGGGTTGATCGAACACGCGTTTGAGTTTGATGAACAACACCTCCGCTTGGCCCCGCTGCGTTCGCTAGCCGGGCAAAATCGCAGCGATTTGATCCTGCAAGAGGTGAGTGCGAATTATCAGCTGTCGGCGCAACAATGGTTGCTTTCGAATGTCGATGCCCGTCTGTTCGGTGGCGAAATCACGGGGGACGCATCGCTCGCGTTGGATAAGCGAGAACGCAGCAAGCTGAACTTGAAGTGGCGTGGTTTGACGCCGACGGTGAACGCCCAACTGTTTTCGCTTGCCGATGTGGTGATTTCAGCGAGCTCCTCGGGCGAGATCGCATGGACCATCCCGGCGGGCGATTGGAGTCGTTTGGATGATCAGAGCGGGAAGTTGGATGTGCGGCTCGAATCGATCAAAGTGGGCGAAGCCACCGTCGGTGAACTGCACCTAGCAATCGCAAAAAACGCAGACGAGTTGCAACTGAAGGCGGACGGGAATCTGTTCGGTGGCGAAGTCACCGTGGTTACAAGATCGGACGTCATCTCAGGCATGACGTGGCGTGATTTGTGGCAACGTCCGGCACAGATCGATCTCTCGTTGGATGCCCTCAGACTCGATCGGTTGATCGCCTCGGTTCCCCGCCAAGTGCTTGTCTCGCCACGCTATCGCCAGCTTCGTGGTCAAGTGTCCGCAGACATCGAGTGGACCGGAACGCCGCATGCCAAAGCTTCCGATTCCCCTTGGGAATCCGAGATGACAGTTCAGTTAGAGCATTTGTCGATGGGATCGGTGTTGCTGACGCGGCGTTTGGATGCAAGCGTTCGCACTCAAGGAAGTTCGGTTACCATTGACAATGTTTCGGGTAACTACGCCCGAGGTCGGGTGACGGCGAGGGGGCAATGGAATCTCGTTGAAAACGACGGGCATCTCGATGTTCAAGTGGATTCGGTGGATGCGACGGATTCGATCCACTTGGTGTCCGAGTCGGTCGCCAAGCGAGTCCAAGGGAAATTGTCGGGCCAGTTTCATCTGACAGGCGGACGCTCCATTCGCGCGCGGGGGGCGGTGCAAGCGAGTGACGCCTTTGTCGCCGGAGTTCCTGTGGGCAACGCAAACTGCGGTCTGCTCGCATCCTATTCGCTTCGCAGCGGGCAATGGGATGCCTCGTTTTCTTCGATCAAGGGAAACGTTGCTCGCGGCCAGTTGATGGGGCAAGCAAAAATAAAGTCGTCTTATCGCCCAAAGCGATTTGATCTGGCGAGCCGATGGTCGTTTGAACGAGTCAATTTTGCGAAGCTGATCTCCGATGCCGGGGGAGGAAACTCGTCGTACGCGATTGGGCAAGTTCGAGGATCGCTCACCTTGGCGGGCGAAGGAATCGCCTCCCATTCCGATCTGCGCGGTCAATTCAAAACCGAGTTGGCGGGGTCGCAAGCAGCCGCCATCCCCGGTCTCAGCGAAGCACAGCGGTTTCTTGGTGCGATACCGTTGGCCGGAATTCGGGTCGAATCAGGCCGGCTCGAGGGGACGATCGCCGGGGGCCGCGCTCGCATCGATGAATTTGTGCTGAGCAGCCCGCAACTCAAAATGTGGGCCGAAGGATTCGTTCAACTTGATAGCAATCGAATGGATATCGAGGCGGTGATCTCAACGGGGAATTTTGAGACGAGCCAGCTAACGGCCTTGTACTTGCAAGCCGCGTCCTTCACCGCGCTCTCGCCCGTCTCTCTTTTGATTCGTATCAATCAATTGCTCAGCAACCGCACGATCTATGTGGACGTGGGCGGCACCCTGGCCGATCCGAAGCTGAAGTTGCGACCACTGGCAACGCTGCGGGACGAAGTCGCTCGCTATCTCATTGCGGAGGTGTTGGGACTCAATTGTGCTGCCTTGAGCTCGGGAAATCCGTTCGATCTCCAGGATTAA
- a CDS encoding ATP-binding protein, translated as MDFQPSNPFCTRIVRPGAIPYQFDGDRDAAAVLQDLVGRLLRSRYHLVVGPHGSGKSTLVRELVPHLKRGFAHWLEVQLHSNLPRHGDMRCPPRGPKRWFAQWMHWRRMHARVAAQQSQAPRGSLLIIDGLEQLSLLGVFATRWRAKRSGHAVLATSHREHAGFETLINTTLRPHKIVELTEFLIASLAEPEQERVRRELGRRSLGPQTNLRDLWFDFYDLIETSRRQPYASSLDRCDRPNAPVETCSGESRNAAG; from the coding sequence GTGGATTTTCAGCCCTCCAATCCGTTTTGCACTCGCATTGTCCGGCCAGGCGCGATTCCGTACCAGTTCGATGGAGATCGCGATGCCGCTGCCGTTCTGCAGGACTTGGTTGGTCGCTTGCTGCGATCTCGATACCACTTGGTCGTCGGCCCCCACGGTTCAGGCAAGTCGACACTCGTTCGCGAATTGGTTCCGCACCTAAAACGCGGTTTTGCCCATTGGCTCGAAGTGCAACTGCACAGTAACTTGCCACGGCACGGCGATATGCGTTGCCCACCGCGTGGGCCGAAGCGATGGTTTGCCCAGTGGATGCATTGGCGCCGCATGCACGCGAGGGTGGCTGCCCAGCAATCCCAGGCCCCGCGTGGTAGTTTGTTGATCATTGACGGGCTTGAGCAATTATCCTTGCTCGGAGTGTTTGCGACACGGTGGCGGGCCAAGCGATCGGGCCACGCGGTGTTAGCGACGAGTCACCGAGAGCACGCTGGCTTCGAGACCTTGATCAACACGACCCTTCGACCACACAAGATTGTCGAACTGACCGAGTTCTTGATTGCATCGCTCGCGGAGCCCGAACAGGAACGGGTGCGACGCGAATTGGGACGCCGGTCGCTTGGCCCGCAAACCAATCTTCGGGATCTTTGGTTTGATTTTTACGATTTAATTGAAACCTCTCGGAGGCAACCGTATGCCAGTTCGCTTGACCGTTGTGATCGTCCAAACGCCCCCGTCGAAACTTGCTCCGGCGAATCTCGCAACGCAGCCGGGTGA